From the genome of Zalophus californianus isolate mZalCal1 chromosome 5, mZalCal1.pri.v2, whole genome shotgun sequence:
ataaaaataaatcttaaaagaaaaaaaagtagtgacTCTTACCAATTACACAGCATGTTTCTACACGATATTTATCTATCTCACAGAGGTTGTGAGCCAGATAACTCAACTCAGACTTCATGctctggaagaaaagagaaagacaatctAAGCATGAATGAGGAATCCCCCGACCTTATTTTTCTTATAGCTACCGCAACTCAATGACAACCCAACCCAGAAGATTAAAGCACAAAAGAGCCTGACCAAGTCTAAACAAAAGCAGCTCACCCTGACATAAAGAAGGTTGGAGAATGTGTCCATATTTTCAATCCTGTAAGGGTCTTGTTTCCTTAgctcattaaaaatagaaagggcTTTGTCAATGTCTGTAGAAAGAAgataagaaagtttaaaaaaacaacacagtgCTACCTTCAGGATTTGATGGTATTTATTATCCTTATTCACTCACCTCTGATATTGTGATAGGCAACTGCAATTTGGGAAACAATATATGAGCTCTTAGAGAAGCCCACATCAATGAGATTCTGATACTTTTGCAGGGCCTCCTCTATCAACTGCAACTCTGTGTATATATGAGCCAGAAAAAACTCTTTCATCCAGGTGTCTGGCAAAGACAGGAACTTCAGctggcagcaggagagagagggacacacTTAATATACTTTGACCTCTCTTCCAAATGAACATCAAGGAACTATCTTTATTGTCTAAAGAAATTTATCACCAAAACTTCATGAGAGCGCCTAACAATGAACACAGGGCAATTCAATTAAGTGAATAGGACTCACAAACATAGTAGGGAGGAATGACCTAGTTGAGGAAGACTTCAAAGAAAAGATAGGATTTCAGGTGAGTCTTAAAGGATGGGTAgaacttagaaagaaaaaagagagaggaagagaaaaaaagaacattctaggcagGGCAACAACATAAAGACAGGCAAAACAATCCTGATGAGTGTGTGTGAATTGGATGAGGAAGCTAGCTTAGTTTAAGGGGAGGCTATGTGCTCAAAAGTAAGTGAAAAAATAAGACTGAACTGGTAGGGCAGGTCCTATGGTGCAACAGGAAGTGGGATGCAATAGGAAACCACTACAATTTTCGGCAAGAGAATGACACGATGACATGGGTGTTTTAAGAGTAAGTTTGAAAACAGTATACAAAATGGCTTGGGAATGGGAGTGTATAAATGGAAAAGCTAGACAGAAAAGCAGCTATTAATTATAAGTAATCCAAATGTAAGTTGAAAACCAACATGgcaaagaaaaccaagagaaagagACGCATACGAGAAGGAAACTATGGGAAGGTCTGGCAACTGACTAGAAGAAAGGAGattaagagaaagaacaaatatgaCTGTGCAGCATCAAGACTGGGTGTCTTGAGAAATAGTGATGCTGTCAAGAGAGTCTCTCAAgctgggaggaagaaagagaatttgtCAGGCAAGATCAGAAACTTGGTTTTGCATACTTTGAGTTCAGAGATAAAACAAACTTTCAATGAAAGTCTAGTAGGCAGTTAGAGATAATGAATAGGAATAAACCAAGATAAGATTTCAGACATAGATTTAGCAGCACATATCATTACTGGGGGACATCAACCAGCCTTTGGCTCTTTAAAGCCAACAAAATGAAGTGTATTATTAATTCCATTAACTACTGAAGAATGGCAAAATAAACTCTATAGACAATGTCCTCTAACAAGGACTAATAAAATGATTGCAgtttacattatttcattaattaagaaaactataaatcTTTACAGAGTCCTAGGAAAGCTCAGAAGAgaccttaaaaatgtttttaatacaaTCCTTGATATCAGAGAAACCTTTCCTATGGCATCTTTggaataaggaaacaaaatatacTAACATTTAGCCTATACAACAAGTTACAGTAAAACTTGAATGTGAAAACATGAAATACAGAGAAGATACTCATATTATAACTACACACAAATCCAACAACAACTACCAGCCAAGAGCCAGAGATTAGACTTTCAAATGAAGACTGAAATTCCAACAGTGAAAGAGATTAGAGAAGGAGCAAAGACCCAGCTACAAGCAAAGGTTTAGCAAACCTCTCTCCTCCGATCCCATTACAGAATTACATAAGACTTGGAGCAGAGGGTCTTTCACATAAATTTCTCAATTTACCATCTCTTTGTCTGTAATCAAGTTACAGAGTTCTAGCCAGGCTCCCCAGTGCAAAGGCAAAACATGAGTAGCCTCCACAAACACATCAATGGCCTCTTTCACCAGGTCCAGTTTTCGAAGCACCACACCGTATCTAGGAAGGCAAGAAACAATTACAGGAGAAATCAATGTTTCATAACACCTCCCTTCTACTCAGaagaaaatgttacagaaaaatcCAAATTACTCTAACACTTACAGATAAAGGCCAAATCCATCAAGTTCCCGAGCCTGGTGTTTTTTGCTGAGCTCCACTCTCAATTCTCTAAGTGCCTCATTTTTTACTTGTCCTTTCTCCAGGGGACCTAGGAAACAAAATCTCAGCTCTAAGGAAAGACTGCCAATGGTCATTTCGTAGACCTAGACATTCCCCTTGAGCATCAACCAGAGTTACAACTGGAACTTAGAGCAAACGCTAGAAGTGGACAACATCTTACACAATCCATTTACTTTTACCAGAAATTACAACTGATAACTGGTCTGCAGTCATATTTTGTTAGGCTCacagaggttttttgtttgttttttaaagattttatttatttatttgacagagagagacacagtgagagagggaacacaagcagagggagtgggagagggagaagcaggcttccctcagagcagagagcccgatgtagggctcgatcccaagaccctggcaccatgacctgagctgaaggcagacgcttaatgactgagccacccaggtgcccctgtttgtttgtttgaagattgatttatttattttagacagaaagagacagtgtaagtggggggggggggtggagggagagagagaaagagagaatctcaagcagattcccagctgagcatggggctcaacctcaggaccctgagatcatgatcggagctgaaatcaggagtcaaacacccaaccaactgagccacccgggcgccccaggcccgcagaggtttttaaaaatttgaaatagttACCATGTTTAAAAATCACAAGCCTCAACTAAAAACCTGAATTTCCAGCTTCAGGTTCCAAAGAATGGGGTAGGGCCAAGGAAAGAAAGCCTTGACAACCCTAGGCCCACAATTCCTCAAGGCAGCCCTCAGCCAGAGGTATGTAACAAGCAGGAAATTGTGCTCTCTCATTTTTAACAGTCCTCCTAGGTCCACTTCACACATTTATATTACCTGCCTGGCTCATGTAGGCATTTGAGTGTGCAACCCCTGCTTTAGTccaaaagataaaggaaagaaattcataCCTAGGCTATCAACTGTTTCATCgtccttcttcttttctccagactgtaagagaaaatcaacaaaaaggtCTTAACTCAGTTTATTTTGAAACTCATTCTAAAACTAGCAACCTGATTCCAGCTAAAGGGCCCAAGTCCAACCAAATGGCAAATACTACTAGTCactactcttattttttatttattaaaggtttatttatttattttagatagagacagagacagagagagagtaggggagaggagcagagggagagtcctaagcagactctgagctaagTGCAgaggccaacatggggctggatcctacaACCGTGAGATCAAACcagagcggaaaccaagagtcaaaggcTCAACCAACTGCGTCACCCCGGCACCCCACAGTCACTACTTTTAAACAACAATTCAAGGGCCCCCAATGGTCAAATCTGGAATAACCTGAGCACCAAACTAATTAAGTACAGTACTaaattataaacaattaaaaaaaataagaatctttgatattaaacaagtaaatggagaaggggagggaaagttCACATATAGAATGCCAAGTGGCAAGTAGTAAATATGGAGAGAACACTGGCGTGgaaaatcatcattttgcaacATGATAGTAAAGAATACTTCAGGCAAGAATGAACAATGACTATTTAGGTTATTGACATTTTATAGCTATcacaaaaaatactttaataaatatcCCTATTCATATATCCTTGTGCATATATTGAAGTATTTCTACTGGATAAGTTTCTTAAAGTAGAATTATCTGGTCACAGTATTTCAAATGGACATAATCTGCCAAAATTGACTTCTAAAACTTCTTTACCAACTTTTACTACTAAAACAGGGAGTCTACTGCCTCACACCTTTGTCAATAATGAATATTATGAGGGCAcatagctggctcagtcagaagagcatgcaacttgtGATCTTGGATTCGTGtgttataaataaaacttaaaaaaatatattgtcaattttttttaaagattttatctttttaagtcatctctacacccagtgtggggctcaaactcatgaccccaagagatcaaaaagtcacatgctccacggactgagccagccaggcgcccttatcaatagttttaatattttcttttatactgtcactttttaactttatttatgaTAGCTTCTTTATTACTGTTAAGTATTTATAAAGTACATTTAACAAGTAGACTACTGCTAAactatttaaaagattaaaatttggggcacctgggtggctcagttgttaagtgtctgccttcggctcaggtcacgatcccagggtcttgggattgagtaacgcatcgggctccctgctcagtgggaagcctgcttctccctctcccactccccctgcttatgttccctctctcgctgtgtctctctgtcaaataaataaaatctttttaaaaaataaataaataaaagattaaaaatttccCCCTTGGTATTAAATATGGATGCTTCACTGAAGGCAGAATGACATCTTAAAACGGCCCTCACCAGATATCTGGAATACATGTATAGGAAATAGGCTTTCTTGCTATTGCAGCCATGCAGGAAATGTGCTGCCCGATCATACTCTTTAACATCAAAGTAGGCTTTGGCCAGGGTGTAAGCATCCATATCCCGGGCATCCTCCTAGAAGAGAGGTAAGGATGAGTGTTAGAGAGTAAgacaataaaaattcaaattcaagaaggatattcattaaaaaaaaaaaagaagtatattcaTTAACTTCAGGATGtaagaaaaagtattttcttcctccccaaaacctagcatatatatttatttacatatacatatatatgtaattacttttgcatattattttattacaaactaaggttatgaaaattttttttaagattttatttatttgatagagagagagaaggagagacagagagaaagagagagagagcaaggggaggggcagagggagagcaagaagcaggctccccactgagcagagagcctgatgtggggctcagtcccaggaccctgggatcatggcctcagcagaaggcagatgcttaaccaactgagccacccaggcaccccccaggaTTATGgaactttttttcaaaataaaaagttgggaaaaaaataaaaatttaaaaaactaaaccaaGACACTCAGAAACGTGTATTGTTTCTTTAAATGCTGTGGGAAGTTGCATAGGCTTTAGTGTTAgggacctggattcaaattccaaTTCCTTGATTTCCTGGTTTCATGACATTAACAGGGAAGTTACTTAGTTTCTCTGAGAATTCccttcttcatcagtaaaatgaagcAAGTGGTACAGATTTGAGGAGGAATAAGTGGAAAAGTAATGGAAAATGTCTAGCATTAATATCTGCCATTTGCTGCTTCTAggctttcaaatatatacaaaaatgcaATATactgggatgcttgggtggctcagtcggtttaagcatctgccttcagctcaggtcatgatctcagggtcccgggatagagtcccgccatcaggctccttgctcagcggggagtctgcttctcactctgcctttcctccctgctcatgctctctctgacaaacaaatgaataaaatcttcaaaaaaatgcaATATACTATGcaattacttatattttttatacttcaaAAAGTTCTGACGTGTTAGTATTGCAAAAGGCATAGAACACAGACATAATTCTGTATGGAAATAAAAGAGATGATgcatatttaagttaaaaaagcaTATAATCCCCCCAAATTCTAGGGGTAAGTtgattaaaactttatttaaaaaaaaaatttttaagaatttcttttttttaaagattttatttatttatttgacagagacagacacagtgagagagggaacacaagcagggggagtaggagagtgagaagcagacctcccgccgagcagggagtctgaggcggggctcatcccaggaccccgggaccatgacccaagccaaaggtagacgtccaatgactgagccacccaggcgccccatgattaaAACTTCAATAACTTCATTCTCCTTATCCTTCTTGCTGCAAGTATTACCAGAACAAAATTGGAACCAAAACATATTCAATGTTTTCTTCATTGGAACAAGTCCTAAATGTGTCCATTCAGCTTAGGAGTCTACTGGCCTTTTTCACATCCACTCaccattttcttatttccttccccatCCCTTCTCATCTCCATTATACCTTTTGGAGTAGGAAATATTCACTGTTTttaagtgtgtgtgcgtgcatgggAGGGGGGAGCGGATGGAGAAGGGTCAAGAAATGGCatcttcaggaaaaacaaaatggattaTGATGAAAACCATTCAGACTACACAGACTATGTAAAAATACCTGCTATACACatcatacataaaatatattcatatctcatttaattttctcaatatCCCCTTAAAGTAGATACTATTAATATatgcatttcaaaaatgaaaacactatggcTCAGGATATTATGTAAGTTGCCAAAAGTCACTAGGGTAGCTGAGATTTGAACGCAGAACTATCTGAATCCAAAGCCAGTTTCGCACTGTTGTTAAAACCTTTGATTCTTCtcgggactcctgggtggctcaggcagttgagcctctgccttcagctcaggtcatgaccccagggtcctgggatggagtcccgcatcgcatcgggctacttgctcagcggggagtctgcttctccctctctctgcctctccccctgcctgcgctctctctctctgacaaataaatgaataaaatctattaaaaaaaaaaaaggagggggggcgcctgggtggctcagtcgttaagcgtctgccttcggctcaggtcatgatcccagggtcctgggatcgagccccacattgggctccctgctcagcgggaagcctgcttctccctctcccactccccctgcttctgttccctccctcgctgtctctctctctgtcaaataaataaaatcttaaaaaaaaaaaaaaaaactttgattcTTCTCATCGTTAAGAACAGTGTCTGGGCTACAAAACCTTAAAAGGCTGCAATCTTAAGCAAGGACTGTTTACTAATTCTCTCCAGTTTAAGTAAAACACCACCAAATCTTTacaaagatcaacaaaaccaCACCGATAAAATCGCTTAGAACATTCAGCTCTTTAAATGCTTGAATTCCCTCCACAAACATTCCCGATAAGCACTATGCTCCCATCCAGCCACAGGGTACTCGGTAACTCTTGGGGTTGATGAAGAGCACTGGCAGTGATGGAAGTCCTTACCTCTGTAATaggcggcggcggctgcagctCGGCCAGAGGCAAGGCCGGGAGGGAGAAGGCCAACTCCGCGGACCTGGAACACCCAAACTGAATTAGCTCCAAAGCCCCAAAGGCCAAGGATCCAAGTCTAGTCCCTTCCGACCCCAACATCTCACCATTTGCTACTGTGCAGTAGGCCCCGCTCCCGAGTAAGGCCTGCGATGAGTAGCAGCTGCTTCTTAATTTCTCGCAAATTTGAGAAATCGCTGCTAGCTGACAGGACCGGCACCACCGCAGCAGTCACAGCCACCGGGACTATAGAGGGACTCGCAGCCATTTTCCTCTCTCGCCACTCCAACCAATCACCAGTGATAATGCTAGCGGTCCGTCCGCACCAAAAAAGTCAGCCAGTTATTGGTAGGCTTCTGCTCCAGAATATCCAATCAGAGGTGCTACTTCTCGTAACGTCACCAAGAGGCCGGGAAAGAAGAGACAATCCCATCTCCGATTGGTCAAGAGCTACTGGGGCGGGAAAGTTAGAACTAGAGAGcgtgtggggagaaaaaaaaaaaggcattgtcTCTGGGCGGGGCAAAGAAGAACGAGCAACTAGAATGGGTGGATTGGGAAACTGGGGCTGGGAGTAGGGGCAAGAAAGGGTGCAGACGAGAAAATGTCCTGCACCTTAGTGGTGATGTGGTTGGACGAGAGTGTGGTCTGTGGGCAGATTCTGTGCTACTGGACGGCGAAATGATGTACGTGTCTAGCAAGGTTGCCCGCTATCCTCTGGATTTTTCCTTGAGTAGGAGGCTGTATGGCCACAGATGGAGAATCCTTCCTCTTTATCCACCCCAGGGGGATAAggatagttaacatttattgagggtttACCCTATAACAGCACAGGTTCTGTACTTTTTACAACTGTGGTCTGGTTTAACCTTTAAAACAGCTCTATGATATTCGTATCATCCCAATTTTACAGACAAAATGGAACCTCAGGGAGTTTATCACTTTTCCAAGGAGAGAGTCTAGATTATAAGCCAGATCTACCcctggtgttcttttttttttaagattttatttatttatttgacagagagacgcagcgagagagagagcacaagcagggggagtgggagagggagaagcaggcttcccgctgagcggggagcccgatgtgggactcgatcccaagaccctgggatcgtgacctgagccgaaggcagacgcttaacgactgagccacccaggcgcccacgtgAACATTTTcaacctttttgttgttgttgtttttaaacctTTCATAGTAATGTATGACTTTACCAGCTCTCTTGAgaatttttcaaatcatttgtcATTCCTTGGGTATTATATAGAAGTGCTTTTAGGTTAAAGCCTGTTGTtttagagcgcctgggtggctcagttggttaagcgactgccttcggctcaggtcatgatcctggagtccctggatcgagtcccacatcgggctccctgctcagcagggagtctgcttctccctctgaccctcttccctctcgtgctctctatctctcattctctctcaaataaataaataaaatctttaaaaaaaaaaagcctgttgtTTTAGATtagtatatattattaaaatacatcTATATGTAATATTAAAGACTGTATAATAAAGTCAACTTTATTGCGCCGTAATATATAGTATGTGAAGGCAGAATTCTACTTTTTTCTTGTTACACAAATAATGTACACTTTAcacttgttttaaatttataatttaagaaaaaagcatGATTTGTTAGCAAGtacaaaaatttgcattttatcatacccatgtgtatatcttttttcttgtcctttttttttttttatcagagggagagcagcaggcccagggaggagcagacttcctgctgagcaaagagccggCTATGGGACTTGATCACAGGACACTGGAATCACTGTCccacctggaatcatgacctgagccaaaggcggaccttaaccaactgagccacccaggagtcccacccatgtatatatatactgaatATAACTGGATATATACTGACATGTAGGATGAAATGTAATTGTTTATGGCTTTATAGGTAGTCTAATGCTTCATGACTTGTTTAGAATTATTACGTCTCCctttaaaatatcacatttttggggcgcctgggtggctcagttggttaaacgactgccttcagctcaggtcatgatcctggagtcccgggatcgagtcccgcatcgggctccctgctcggcagggagtctgcttctccctctgaccctcttccctcttgtgctctctgtctctcattctctccctctcaaataaataaataaaatctttaaaaaaaaaaataaaataaaatatcacatttttgggggcgcctgggtagctcagtcggttggttgaccgccttcggctcaggtcatgatctcagggtcctgggattgggccccgcatcgggctccctgctcggaggggagcctgcttccccctctctctctgctgctccccctacttgtgctctctcgctgtcaaataaataaaatcttaaaaaaaataaaatatcacatgtTTTACAATTGTATatgattttataactttttatgtcttctttttaaataataaaatagagaagatTTCAAAATGCTTTTGGCAAGTACTTATCTACAAACAACACATTTTGGGTGCAGCCAGTCTTTTGTCCCAATGAATGAAAACCTAAATTGGATAGAATTgtcatacattttttaaacaacatttaaaactatagtcgttctaaaaaaaaaactatagtcgTTCTAGTACTATCattattttgtattatgttttttattgtaatgttatataatatttattcctATACCATCGCTCCTCCCCCAGTCCCTCCTATTACATGGATTTTGtacctttctattttttaaagattttatttatttatttgagagagagagagcatgtgagagagaggacaagtagggggggtgaggcacagagggagagggagaagcaaactccccgtgTGGCTCCATcctcggaccctgggatcacgatctgagccaaaggaagatgcttaactgactgagccacccaggcacccccgtagCTTTCTATTTTATAACACATTTTTTCTGTTACAAAAATAATGTATGGTCAATGTGGAAAACTTGAATACAGTAAccataaagaataataaatataccattacacacctatattagaatggccaaaatccagaacactgacaacaccaaatgctggcaaggatgcagagcaataagaactctcattcattgctaccaaaatgcaaaatgtaaaaccactttggaagataatttGTCAGTGTCTTATAAAACTTAATATACACTTACTATACAGTCCAGCAATCATGCAACCAAGGGAGTAGAAAACAtctccacacaaaaacttgtttatagcagctttattcataattacccaaacttaaaaacaatcaagatgtcctttggtaggtaaacagatgaataaactggtACATCgagataatggaatatttttcagcactaaaaatcaagccatgaaaagacacagaagaaactTCAAtgcaggggcgcctaggtggctcagttggttaagtggctgccttccgctcaggtcatgatcctggagtcccgggatcgggatcgagtcccacttctcCTTCGATGCATTTTACTTACTAAGAGAGAGAAGCCactctgaaaaggctacatattgcacgattccaactatatgacattctgaaaaaggcaaagctatggagacagtaaaaaggtTAGTCCTTTCTAAGGGATAGGGGTAGAGTGGGATGAATAGGCAAAACACAGAGGaattttaggacagtgaaaacactgtatgatactgtaatgct
Proteins encoded in this window:
- the CDC23 gene encoding cell division cycle protein 23 homolog translates to MAASPSIVPVAVTAAVVPVLSASSDFSNLREIKKQLLLIAGLTRERGLLHSSKWSAELAFSLPALPLAELQPPPPITEEDARDMDAYTLAKAYFDVKEYDRAAHFLHGCNSKKAYFLYMYSRYLSGEKKKDDETVDSLGPLEKGQVKNEALRELRVELSKKHQARELDGFGLYLYGVVLRKLDLVKEAIDVFVEATHVLPLHWGAWLELCNLITDKEMLKFLSLPDTWMKEFFLAHIYTELQLIEEALQKYQNLIDVGFSKSSYIVSQIAVAYHNIRDIDKALSIFNELRKQDPYRIENMDTFSNLLYVRSMKSELSYLAHNLCEIDKYRVETCCVIGNYYSLRSQHEKAALYFQRALKLNPRYLGAWTLMGHEYMEMKNTSAAIQAYRHAIEVNKRDYRAWYGLGQTYEILKMPFYCLYYYRRAHQLRPNDSRMLVALGECYEKLNQLVEAKKCYWRAYAVGDVEKMALVKLAKLHEQLTESEQAAQCYIKYIQDIYSCGEIVEHLEESTAFRYLAQYYFKCKLWDEASTCAQKCCAFNDTREEGKALLRQILQLRNQGETPSTEMPAPFFLPASLSANNTPTRRVSPLNLSSVTP